The segment GAGGGGGTGGGGTcagatggaggaggagagaggggctggggtcaggtggAGGAGGAcccggggggggggctggggtcagatggaggaggagggaggggctggggtcagatggaggaggagagaggggctggggtcaggtggaggaggagagaggggctggggtcagaTGGAGGaggacccccggggggggggctggggtcagatggaggaggagagaggggctggggtcagaTGGAGGAGACccctggagggggtggggtcAGGTGGAGGaggctcctccctctgctgggcTTCCCAGTGCTGGGGCTGTGCCCTCCTGAGCCAGGCAGCCTCCGGGGCGGGCCCTCTCCCGGCAGGTGCCTGGGGGCTGAGGGCCTGGATGGGGGTCTCCacgtgccgcccccccccccccagcccgccTCGTTGCCTCCCGCAGGCTGAGATTGTGAAGCGACTCAGTGGCATCTGCGCCCAGATCATCCCCTTCCTGACCCAGGAggtgagtgggggcgggggggcagctGGAGGGCCGTGGCCTTTCCCCAGGCTGAGGCTGCGGGGCGGGCGCAcgtcctggctgtgtggcccccGGCCAGAGGTGGGCGTCTCCGCTGCTTTATCCTGGGCTGAGCTCCAGCCGGACCAGAAGGAGCCCCTGGCGGCctcagagccacagagacaggGAGTGGGGGTGCCGGGCTGCGTTCCGGAAGTGGGGGCACAGTTTGGCCTGTGCACCGCACTCCCCCTGCAGGCTGAGGTTTGTGCAGGCTcccagcgggggcggggccgcccgcCCACAAGCAGTGCAGTgcaggggctgtgggagggagctggaagggccagcaggctgcaggatCATCGAGGACCCGGAGCCCCATCCGGCCCGCCTGTTGCTTTTTGCTGATAAAGTTTTATCGGCACAAGGCCGTGCCCACCCACGTGCACACTGTCGGCGGGCCGAGACTGAGTCGCCTctgggccctgtcctggacaCTTGGCGGCGGCAGGTGCATCCCCCCGGGGGGGCGTCCCCCCTGCTGGGTGCCCGGCCAACGGGATGAACACGGGAACGCCAGGCGCACGCAGGAGCTGCCGGTGGCCGTTTCTATGAAGTGGGGTGGAGGTGCACGGATGGGGCAGACTTGGGCCGCACAGCGCAGACACGGTGCCCAGGAGCCGGGCTCAGGCCCGGCTCTGCTGTGGGCGGCAGCGGCGCTGGCTCGGGTGCCGGGCTCCCTCTCGCTCcccggggagacccggatggggttccaggGTTTAGCCTGGTCCGTGGAAGCCTTGGAAAAAGTCCCTGTAAGAATTATGAATGAGCTTAACGCGTGGACTTAAAATATTACAGTTTACACTTACTTAAAGGCTGGGCCGGCCGGGCGGCCGCCGCCCCCGGCTGCACGGCTGAGCCCCCCGGGGCCAGGCAGCCCGGCGTGGAGGCCCCGAGAGCCCAGGCGGGGCTGCAGCCAGGCGAGGGCGGCGGCGAAGTCCCACAGTGCGAGAAGAGGCCGCGGTGGCTGCGGAGTCACCTCCCGCCAGGCCACTCCTTCACGGCCAGCCCCCCCCACGCCCACGTCTGTGGTTGCGGCGGCCTTGGTGcccccccccaggcccacccGGCCCTCGAAGCGCCCGACTCCCACTTGTTAGGTCCGGCTGCGCTTAGCTGGgtttgtcttcctttctctccgtCTCATAAGCgtcaagagagagaggagggcacCCAGCAAGCTTGGGGCGCAGATGAGGGTGGGCGGGCCCGGCCGGAGCCCCTGGAGGCCGGCTCGAGcgcgtctcccctcccccccccagcaccagcagcaggtGCTCCAGGCCGTGGAGCGCGCCAAGCAGGTGACCGTGGGGGAGTTGAACAGCCTCATCGGGGTGAGCcttgctggcccctgcccccccccccgggagcgGCGAGGGGCGGTGGGCGGCTGGCCCGGGctctgtgggggcggggcaggggcggggcagctgGGTGCCGCCGGGCGCCGCCCCCgcccaccgcccccacccccccacccccccgtcccacagcagcagctccagccgctgtccCACCACGCGCCCCCTGTGCCCCTCACGCCGCGCCCCGCCGGGCTGGTGGGCGGCAGTGCCACGGGGCTGCTGGCCCTGTCGGGAGCCCTGGCCGCGCAGGCCCAGTTGGCGGCTGCTAAGGAGGACCGCGTGGGCGTGGAGGCCGAGGCAACCAGAGGTGAGGGGCGGCGGGGAGCGTCGCGGgggtggtgggtgcaggggtgagggggcGGCCAGGAGCCACGAcgccctccctcttctctctctctctctgcctccccggACCTGGCAGCAGAGAGAGGCCCCAGCAGGGTAAGTGGAGgcacacctgccccccacccccggagccCAGAGCAAGACCCCCGGTCTGTGTCCAGCAGGGTCTGTGCGGGAAACaccccaaagagagagagacagacagagggggcTTCCATCaggggtcccagccccagccccagccctgaccccagccccgccccagcctgcccAGGGGCTGTCTGCTCCCTCCAGGCTACACCGCGGGCGCCGGGTGGGCTGGCCGTGGTCTGTCTCCCCCGTGAGCCGGCTGTGAGGTCTAACACCTGAGGGCACCCTTGGcagtggggcagcagggggccCGGCCTCTGCTGGACCAGATGCAGGCTGGGACTGGGGGCGCCCGGGGATCGCTGAGCCCCCGTTGGCTCCTGTCTCCCCGCAGAGTGCGTCCCCCTCGCCCCCCGAGAGTCTGGTGGAGGAGGAGCGGCCCGGGGGCCCCGGGAAGCAGCCAGGGGAGGACAAGGAGGTGCCCGGACCTTACGTGAGTGGGGGCACGCGCGACACAGacggccccagcctggcccctcgGGGTCTTCCGGAACCCAGCTGTGCTCAGGGCTCCCCATTGCCCCCAGATGAGGCCCCCGATGCCAGGCTTAACTCGAGCTGCTGGACTCCTCCCCCGAGCCGCCCTCGGGGCCACACAGCCCTCTTCCCACCCTGTGGCTTTTGCTCCAgctgtccccccccccgcccagcctcTTAGAAACCAGGGTCTGCATCAGAGCCCTgatgctgcctcctccaggaagccatccTGATTGCCTCGCAGAGGGCTGGGACCCCAGCACACCCTGTAATACTGGTTTCGAGAGCCCCTCGGGCCAGTCTGTGGCCAGCTCAGGGGCTGGGGCCGCACTGGGGCAGATGCAGCCTGGCTGGGTGTTGGCCAGCCTCACGGCTCCTCAGAGACACCGGAGAGAGCCGGGTGCAGGCGGCGTCCAGGCCGCCATTGGGCCAAGCCGAGGATTCCCCCGGGGCAGCCCAACACATCGAggccccctctcctgccctcctcgctggggagccctgggcagcgTGGGTGAATGCAGTTGGAGCTGGGGCTCCCTCCACAGGCTGTGCGGGAGCCCAGGCAGGGGTGGGTCGGTCCCTGGGGACAGCgtggagggctccctggaggaggtgaaGCTGATGGCCCGGAGCCTGAGGAAGGGTCGGGCTGGGGTGGGTGATGGGCAAGGGAGGTGTGGCCAAGGGGCTGGTTGGCCTTGTGGGGTGCCAGTGACcccgggggggaggggcaggacctctctcccccacacaggagtggactggggctgggggcccctcctcctcctcctcacggGCGCCCTGCAGCTCTCCTGGGCTGTGTGCCTGCGCCACCCCCAGCAGGTGGGCCCCCGGGGTGCACAGGGCTGAGGGTGTGAGGGTACACAGGCCTCTCCCGGGAGGGGGTGCCCAGCGCCAGCTCTCTCCATCCCCCCCTCCAGGAGAGTGAGGAAGACAAGAGCGACTACAACCTGGTGGTGGACGAGGTGAGTGGGGGCCCAGCCGCCTCCCGCCCTGGGCGCAGAGCGAGGGGGGGGGGCTTGGGCCGTGGGGGCCCCGGGCTGCTTCCTGCGCGTGCTCGAGTGGGGACGCCGCCTCTCTGTGGCGCAGGTGGGGGACCGGGGCCGCGTGGCGATGGCGGCGGGTGGCAGGGGTGGCTTTGAGCCCCGGCTCGGGGAGAGGGGCGCGGGGGTCCTGGGTACCCCTCTTACAGGCGGCTAAAGGGGCATCGGGGGTTGCGTGAACCTCCCAAGGGGTTGCAGGTTCTGTGGCTGCTTCACCCCCCAACCTCGCCTCCTCCGACCCAGGACCAGCCTTCGGAGCCCCCCAGCCCGGCCACCACCCCCTGTGGAAAGGCGCCCCTGTGCGTCCCCGCCCGCCGGGACCTCGTGGACAGTCCAGCCTCCTTGGCCTCCAGCCTCGGCTCACCGCTCCCCAGAGCCAAAGAGCTTGTCCTGGTGCGTAGCGGGGGGGCCTTGAAACCCACTGTTTTCATCCTGGGGGGCCTGGAAACAGACACTTCGACATCTGATGAGAAACTGGGGCGATGAGAAACTGGCGAGGTTGGCGCGGCCTGCTGTCCtcacgtgattttttttttaaccactgaatTTTTCCTGGAAGACTCGCTTTGTTCACCCTAAGCAGATGTTTTGTggaaagattgatttgtttgtttgaaaggcataatgacagctcttccatccgctgggtcactcccccagtgcccacaatgccccggggctgggccaggccaaaccccggagcccggagccgcatccgggtctcccacgagggtgctggggcccaggggcttgggccgtcactgctgcctgtcGGGAGCTGCTGGGTCAGAAACAGCAGCCGGGACCGGAGCCCGAACCCGCGGCCGCTGTCCTGAGTGGTAGCctaactccccctcccccccacctgctCGGCCGCTGTCCTGAGTGGTAGCCTaactccctccccccacacctgctcgGGGAAACTCATTAAGTAGCAGAACAGAACAGCAACTTTGTAACCAGGCTCCTGAACACATACAGAAACGCAGTCGGCCCCACCCCTGGGAATCCAGCGGGCGgggcccaggccacacagcagggagcCTGTACCGCcccggctcctgactctggcttccggctctggtgccccctgggaggcagccgtgatgggtCCAGGCCCTGGTCCTGGatgggagccccggatggagctctgggctcctggcttcggtctggcccagccctggctgttgtgggcattcggggagtgaactggtctccctttcttttcttttcttttttttatttttttattttttttgacaggcagagtggacagtgagagagagagacagagagagaaaggtcttccttttgccgttggttcaccctccaatggccgccgctgcagccggcgcaccgtgctgatccgatggcaggagccaggatccaggtgcttttcctggtctcccatggggtgcagggcccaagcacctgggccatcctccactgccctccctggccatagcagagagctggcctggaagaggggcaaccgggacagaatccggcgccccgaccgggactagaacccggtgtgccggcgccgcaaggtggaggattagcctattgagccacggcgccggcctcctttcttttcttgattgagagagagagagagagagagagagagagagagagagaggtcttccatccactggtccactccccagatggccgcaacggccggagctgtgccgatccgaagccaggagccaggagcttcatccgggtctcccacgtgggtgcaggggccccagcacttggtcccttgtccactgctctcccgggccacagcagggagctggatgggaagtggagcaggcggggctcgaaccagcgcccacgtgggatgcggccctgcaggcgggggcttcacccgctccaccacagcgccggctccttctGAGCCTTTCACGTGAATAAATAGGGGCGACTGGCAGGGCGGGACTCCAGGCCTGAGGTGTTAGGACCTCGGGGACACCTGAGCCGTCCCCAGGGGTGGTGACCGCTgtaccctgctccccacaagcatTGGAAACTTAGCTATGCTTGTGCCCGTCCCCCCCAAATCCACGCCCCCAAGCCCTGCACTCTGCCGGGGTGACCCTGTCGGTTTCTAGGCCTCCCAggttgccatggcaacagccAGAGGTTGGGGGCAGCCCCCCCGCCTGCTGGAgaagcccccgcccctccctcttGATGCCTGATCCTGTGacagccctgggcaccccagggtCTCCACGGCCCCTCGCGGTGCAGCCCCCGTGCCCCGCCCACCTTCTCCGCTCGCCCGCTCCCCCAGGTGCAAGCTGGGGTCGCGTGCTGTGTGCAGCCCCTCGCGCCTGCCGCGGCCCTCGCCTGGTGCCCACCCCCCGCACGCCTGAGGCCCCTCCGTGCGCCCCCCCGTCCAGTCGGGGccaccagccctgccctctctccaCAGAACGACCTTCCCGCCGGCACACCCGCTTCCAAGTCCTCCGACTCCTCCCCGCCCCAGGACGCGTCCACCCCCGGGCCCAGCTCGGCCGGTCACCTGTGCCAGCTGGCGGCCAAGCCCACGCCTTCCACGGACAGCATCGGTGAGCCCTGTGCTTGGCTGTCCCGGCTGGAGTGGGCTCCTTGTCTGGAAAGTTCTAGAAGACAGGGtctggggaggcaggagctggcgcCGCCCCGCGtgtgctggggctgtgggctcCGGGTGGGCCTCGGGCGGGACCCCTTGTCTTGGCCTGCTGGCCAGTGGGACCGAGGCTTCCGCCTGGGGCGCGGGATCGGGCGGCTCGGGCACTGGCCAGCCGCGGGGGCCCCCTCGGGGGGACGGGGTGGCAGCGCTCGGCTGTCCCACCTCGGAGCTGGCTCCGTGCCTGGTCCTGGCGCCCCTGTGTGAAAGAGcaggacccccagcccccagcccccagtcccGGCGGCGTTTTGACCTCGCGTTAAGATGCCCCAGGACTCCCCTGTCCCACTTGGGTCTGGGTCCCCGCTGAAGCGCAGCCCAGAGAGCCGTGTTGGAGGGGGTCCAGCACGGGCCCCTGCGCCCCCCGGGAGACCGGGCgggagctcctggcccccggctttggtgctggctcagccctggctgtggcgggGGTGCACAGAGAACCCACGGATGCAGGGTCCACGTCTGTGCCTCTCTCACGGGTGGGGGCCTGGGGCGGGAGGCGCTAGGTGTCCCCCCCGACACCGGGTCTGGGCGAGGACAGGACAAGGTGTGAGGTTGCGGGGCCGGCGTGTCCCGGGGCCCGCCGTGGTGGGCCCAGGCGTGGGAGCCCTGAGCGACAGGCCCACCCACGCGGGCGGCTGGAGACCGGAACTCTTCTCGCTCAGCCCTGAGGAGCCCCCTGGCGCTGTCCGGCCCCTTCAGCAGCTCCTTCAGCCTGGGCTCTCACGGCTCCCTCAACGGGGACCTCTCGGTGCCCGGCTCCTACGTCAGCCTGCACCTGTCGCCGCAGGTCAGCAGCTCCGTGGTCTACGGCCGCTCCCCCATGGTGAGTCCGCGGGGAGTCGGGGAGCGGCGCCTCTGGGAAGATGGGAGGGCCTCCGTGCCCGAAGGCTTTAGCCGGGACCTGTGATGAGTGGCATTGaggagtgggaggggcctgggagtcCGTGATGAGTGGCATTGAagagtgggaggggcctgggagtcCGTGATGAGTGGCATTGAagagtgggaggggcctgggagtcCGTGATGAGTGGCATTGAagagtgggaggggcctgggagtcCGTGATGAGTGGCATTGAagagtgggaggggcctgggagtcCGTGATGAGTGGCATTGaggagtgggaggggcctgggagtcCGTGATGAGTGGCATTGaggagtgggaggggcctgggagtcCGTGATGAGTGGCATTGAagagtgggaggggcctgggagtcCGTGATGAGTGGCATTGAagagtgggaggggcctgggagtcCGTGATGAGTGGCATTGaggagtgggaggggcctgggagtcCGTGATGAGTGGCATTGaggagtgggaggggcctgggagtcCGTGATGAGTGGCATTGaggagtgggaggggcctgggagtcCGTGATGAGTGGCATTGAagagtgggaggggcctgggagttCGGGACGGCCGCGGCTTGGGGTGGGCGTGGCGCTGTGAGCAGGGGCGGGCGCCTGCTGCCCCgtgctgcctccctggcctccccCTAGATGGCCTTTGAGTCGCACCCCCATCTCCGAGGCTCGACCATCTCCTCGTCCCTGCCCAGCATTCCTGGGGGAAAGCCGTGAGTACGGGggtgcggggggcggggctccctGCCCCGGGCCGTCTCCTCCTTGACATAATCGCGGCTCCCAGGGGAGGCGCCCCGGCGCGGGGAAAGGGCAGAACTCCCAGCAGGTGCGATTCTGCCCCTGTCACAGCCCGGGGGTGCACCCGGCATGGATGGGTGGGGCCgtcgggtccttgggccccggccgTGAGCGACCTCAGCACCGCGGTGCAGGGACGGACCGGGGGGCTCGCCAGCATTCGGTTCTCTGAAGCTGAGCTGGCCTCGCCCGCGGTCAGCACTGGCCATCGGCTCTCGTCCATTCACAGACCGGTCAGGTGCCGGCCCCGGGGCCCCAGCCCCCGCCTGAGCCCCGCTCCCGTCCTAAGGCGTCGTGGGTGTGGGGCAGGAGGGCGCGGGGTGCGGTCCCCTGAGCCTGGGTCCCCCGCCCAGGGCCTACTCCTTCCACGTGTCTGCGGACGGGCAGATGCAGCCCGTGCCTTTTCCGTCGGACGCGCTGGTGGGCGCCGGCATCCCGCGGCACGCCCGGCAGGTGCACACGCTGGCCCACGGCGAGGTGGTGTGCGCCGTCACCATCAGCGGCTCCACGCAGCACGTGTACACGGGCGGCAAGGGCTGCGTGAAGGTCTGGGACGTGGGCCAGCCCGGCGCCAAGACGCCCGTGGCCCAGCTGGACTGcctggtgaggggcggggctgcggacgagggggcggggcctaaaggaggaagccaggaggggcggggcttgcGGCCAGAGGGCGGGGCTGCATCTGGTGGACAGGGCTTGCTGTCATCCGTGGTGAAGCTGAGCaaggggcggggcttggggcCTCGGGGCGTGGCCGGGGTGCCCCGAGACTCGGCCGCGGGGCCAGCCCACCCTAACCGCTGTCCCTGGGCCCCAGAACCGGGACAACTACATTCGCTCCTGCAAACTGCTGCCGGACGGCCGGAGTCTGATCGTGGGCGGCGAGGCCAGCACCTTGTCCATCTGGGACCTGGCGGCGCCCACGCCCCGCATCAAGGCCGAGCTGACGTCCTCGGCGCCCGCGTGCTACGCCCTGGCCGTCAGCCCGGACGCCAAGGTCTGCTTCTCCTGCTGTAGCGACGGCAACATCGTGGTCTGGGACCTGCAGAACCAGACCATGGTCAGGTGGgtcgcggggcggggccgggggggcggggccgcggcggccCGGCTGCTGGGGCGGCGCCAACCCCGGGGCCGCCCCGCTCCGTGCAGGCAGTTCCAGGGCCACACGGACGGCGCCAGCTGCATCGACATTTCCGACTATGGCACGCGGCTCTGGACGGGCGGCCTGGACAACACGGTGCGCTGCTGGGACCTGCGGGAGGgccgccagctgcagcagcacgACTTCAGCTCCCAGGTGCGCGGCGGGCGGGGACCCGGGGGGGCTCATACCTGCGCCAGGTGCATGTGGAATGGGGGGGGGGCTCATACCTGCGCCAGGTGCATGTGGAATGGGGGGGTTTCATACCTGCGCCAGGTGCATGTGGAATGGGGGGGCTCATACCTGCGCCAGGTGCGCGCGGCCTGGCGGaacccggcgggggggggggggctcatgcCTGCTGTGCAGAGTTGGGGACGTGGGCACAGGGGACAGGTCATGAGCTCGGCCGTCCTTCGGGGCTCCCGCGGGCGCCATAGCCCGGCTGGTGCGGCCGGTGCGTGCCACGCCCCCTCTGGCGGAAGGGCGTCTGCCTGTCTCCCCTTGGGGGATTCCCCGCCAGCTCCGGGCCTGGGGTGGCCGAGAACCTGATGCCTGGGGTGCCCCCGCCCCCATACCCGGAGCCTGGAAACCTTGCCACACCTCCATGGTTATTTATCTTCCCCTCCGACTTATTTGTGTTTAATGTTTGTTTGAAAAAgtagcgggggggggggagtcttccatcagctggtttccTCCCTAAAtcaagggccggggctgggccaggctggagccaggaggcaggcgctcATCCGGGTTTCCcgcgtgggagcaggggccccggCGCTGGGGCCGTCAGCGCTGCCTTCCCGAGTGCGTTAGTAGGGAGCCGGAGCccaggtggagcagccggagctcGGGCTGGCTTTGCCCCCCACACCACCACTGTGGCCCCCAAAGTTCTGTCTGCTGCTAAGACAGCGGGAGGTTTGGGGTGTAGCATGGGCCCTTACTCCCGGGGTGCCCGGCGCGGGGCTGAGCCCCGAAGGACGAGAacacggtgggggggggaggggcgggcagtgGGCGCCGCGGGCTGAGTGACCTTGAGCGCGCTGCCCGCCCGGCTTCCGCCATCTGCTGCCGGGGAGCGAGTGTCCtcgcccagcctcccctccccctccccgcagaTAAATGGATGCGACCCCGGggttctgtgtaattctgattaaTATTAATGACCCGACAGGCAGTGGCCCGCTGCgctccaggccctgggccagctgcCTCTGCCCGCGGGGGGCCGGTGATTGAAGGGGTCCTGACCCCCCCCCACCGCCACTGCTTCCCTAGATCTTCTCTCTGGGCCActgtcccaaccaggactggcTGGCCGTGGGCATGGAGAGCAGCAACGTCGAGGTGCTGCACGTGCGCAAGCCGGAGAAGTACCAGCTGCACCTGCACGAGAGCTGCGTGCTGTCGCTCAAGTTCGCGTCCTGCGGTGCgcgccggcgggggcggggcgggggcggggcgccggcGGGGGAGTGGGCGAGAGTGGGCGGGGCGccggtgggggtgggcagtggaggggtagtgggcggggtgggggcggggactgGGCGGGGTGCCGGcgggggtgggcagtggagggggAGTGGGCAGAGTGGAGCAATGGACGGGGCGACAgcgtgggtgggggtgggaacagGGGGGCGGTGCgcgccggcgggggcggggcgggagtgggcggggcgggggagcggGCGGGGGTGGGCAGTGGCGGGGGAGTGGGCGGAGTGGAGCAATGGGCGGGGCGACAGCGTGGGTGGGGATGGGAacaggaggcggggcgggggcgggggagtgggCGGGGCGCCAGCGGGGGGGGCAGTGGCGGGGGAGTGGAGCAATGGGCGGGGCGACAGCGTGGGTGGGGATGGGAacaggaggcggggcgggggcgggggagtgggCGGGGCGCCAGCGGGGGGGGGCAGTGGCGGGGGAGTGGAGCAATGGGCGGGGCGACAGCGTGGGTGGGGATGGgaacggggcggggcggggccggcgggggcgggggagtgggcggggcgggggcgggggggagtggGCGGGGCGCCAGCGGGGGGGGCAGTGGCGGGGGAGTGGGCAGAGTGGAGCAATGGGCGGGGCGACAGCGTGTGTGGGGGTGGGAacagggggcggggtgggagtgGGCGGGGCACCAGAGGGGGCAGTGGCGGGGGAGTGGGCGGGGCGGAGCAATGGGCGGGGCGACAGCGTGGGTGGGGATGGGAACAGGGGGCGGGGCGCCagcaggggtgggagcagggggcggggcgggggtccccGGGGGAGCCCACCTCCCCGCCccgcagcccaggctgttgcctCGGGAAACCGGGTCATACAGGAATCAGAGTTTGCCCAGACCCCGTGCGGGCCGGCCTTGTACTAAGAGCGCTGACAGGTTTGGGCCACAGAGCATTGGAATAGGGACGtcgattttttttctttttaagattttagaagGGTTGCAGAGCGCCTGCCGGCTCACCCCCCAGCTGGccccacaggccagggctgggaggctgcGCTCCACCGCAGGGCCCGGGGTGgagtttgcttatttgaaaggcagagttagaggtcttccgttcgctggttcacccccagtgtcCGCAGTGGTGTGGGGGTGGACGGGAGGGTCTGGGTCCGGCCCCAgcccgcctggccccgccctgccaCGGCCGCCCTGTCTCCTCCAGGACGCTGGTTCGTGAGCACCGGCAAGGACAACCTGCTGAACGCCTGGCGGACGCCCTACGGAGCCAGCATCTTCCAGgtgcgcggggtgggggggggcaga is part of the Oryctolagus cuniculus chromosome 16, mOryCun1.1, whole genome shotgun sequence genome and harbors:
- the TLE2 gene encoding transducin-like enhancer protein 2 isoform X3, which codes for MYPQGRHPTPLQSGQPFKFSILEICDRIKEEFQFLQAQYHSLKLECEKLASEKTEMQRHYVMYYEMSYGLNIEMHKQAEIVKRLSGICAQIIPFLTQEHQQQVLQAVERAKQVTVGELNSLIGQQLQPLSHHAPPVPLTPRPAGLVGGSATGLLALSGALAAQAQLAAAKEDRVGVEAEATRERGPSRSASPSPPESLVEEERPGGPGKQPGEDKEVPGPYESEEDKSDYNLVVDEDQPSEPPSPATTPCGKAPLCVPARRDLVDSPASLASSLGSPLPRAKELVLNDLPAGTPASKSSDSSPPQDASTPGPSSAGHLCQLAAKPTPSTDSIALRSPLALSGPFSSSFSLGSHGSLNGDLSVPGSYVSLHLSPQVSSSVVYGRSPMMAFESHPHLRGSTISSSLPSIPGGKPAYSFHVSADGQMQPVPFPSDALVGAGIPRHARQVHTLAHGEVVCAVTISGSTQHVYTGGKGCVKVWDVGQPGAKTPVAQLDCLNRDNYIRSCKLLPDGRSLIVGGEASTLSIWDLAAPTPRIKAELTSSAPACYALAVSPDAKVCFSCCSDGNIVVWDLQNQTMVRQFQGHTDGASCIDISDYGTRLWTGGLDNTVRCWDLREGRQLQQHDFSSQIFSLGHCPNQDWLAVGMESSNVEVLHVRKPEKYQLHLHESCVLSLKFASCGRWFVSTGKDNLLNAWRTPYGASIFQSKESSSVLSCDISRNNKYIVTGSGDKKATVYEVVY
- the TLE2 gene encoding transducin-like enhancer protein 2 isoform X5; amino-acid sequence: MYPQGRHPTPLQSGQPFKFSILEICDRIKEEFQFLQAQYHSLKLECEKLASEKTEMQRHYVMYYEMSYGLNIEMHKQAEIVKRLSGICAQIIPFLTQEHQQQVLQAVERAKQQLQPLSHHAPPVPLTPRPAGLVGGSATGLLALSGALAAQAQLAAAKEDRVGVEAEATRAERGPSRSASPSPPESLVEEERPGGPGKQPGEDKEVPGPYESEEDKSDYNLVVDEDQPSEPPSPATTPCGKAPLCVPARRDLVDSPASLASSLGSPLPRAKELVLNDLPAGTPASKSSDSSPPQDASTPGPSSAGHLCQLAAKPTPSTDSIALRSPLALSGPFSSSFSLGSHGSLNGDLSVPGSYVSLHLSPQVSSSVVYGRSPMMAFESHPHLRGSTISSSLPSIPGGKPAYSFHVSADGQMQPVPFPSDALVGAGIPRHARQVHTLAHGEVVCAVTISGSTQHVYTGGKGCVKVWDVGQPGAKTPVAQLDCLNRDNYIRSCKLLPDGRSLIVGGEASTLSIWDLAAPTPRIKAELTSSAPACYALAVSPDAKVCFSCCSDGNIVVWDLQNQTMVRQFQGHTDGASCIDISDYGTRLWTGGLDNTVRCWDLREGRQLQQHDFSSQIFSLGHCPNQDWLAVGMESSNVEVLHVRKPEKYQLHLHESCVLSLKFASCGRWFVSTGKDNLLNAWRTPYGASIFQSKESSSVLSCDISRNNKYIVTGSGDKKATVYEVVY
- the TLE2 gene encoding transducin-like enhancer protein 2 isoform X2, with the translated sequence MYPQGRHPTPLQSGQPFKFSILEICDRIKEEFQFLQAQYHSLKLECEKLASEKTEMQRHYVMYYEMSYGLNIEMHKQAEIVKRLSGICAQIIPFLTQEHQQQVLQAVERAKQVTVGELNSLIGQLQPLSHHAPPVPLTPRPAGLVGGSATGLLALSGALAAQAQLAAAKEDRVGVEAEATRAERGPSRSASPSPPESLVEEERPGGPGKQPGEDKEVPGPYESEEDKSDYNLVVDEDQPSEPPSPATTPCGKAPLCVPARRDLVDSPASLASSLGSPLPRAKELVLNDLPAGTPASKSSDSSPPQDASTPGPSSAGHLCQLAAKPTPSTDSIALRSPLALSGPFSSSFSLGSHGSLNGDLSVPGSYVSLHLSPQVSSSVVYGRSPMMAFESHPHLRGSTISSSLPSIPGGKPAYSFHVSADGQMQPVPFPSDALVGAGIPRHARQVHTLAHGEVVCAVTISGSTQHVYTGGKGCVKVWDVGQPGAKTPVAQLDCLNRDNYIRSCKLLPDGRSLIVGGEASTLSIWDLAAPTPRIKAELTSSAPACYALAVSPDAKVCFSCCSDGNIVVWDLQNQTMVRQFQGHTDGASCIDISDYGTRLWTGGLDNTVRCWDLREGRQLQQHDFSSQIFSLGHCPNQDWLAVGMESSNVEVLHVRKPEKYQLHLHESCVLSLKFASCGRWFVSTGKDNLLNAWRTPYGASIFQSKESSSVLSCDISRNNKYIVTGSGDKKATVYEVVY
- the TLE2 gene encoding transducin-like enhancer protein 2 isoform X4, whose product is MYPQGRHPTPLQSGQPFKFSILEICDRIKEEFQFLQAQYHSLKLECEKLASEKTEMQRHYVMYYEMSYGLNIEMHKQAEIVKRLSGICAQIIPFLTQEHQQQVLQAVERAKQQQLQPLSHHAPPVPLTPRPAGLVGGSATGLLALSGALAAQAQLAAAKEDRVGVEAEATRAERGPSRSASPSPPESLVEEERPGGPGKQPGEDKEVPGPYESEEDKSDYNLVVDEDQPSEPPSPATTPCGKAPLCVPARRDLVDSPASLASSLGSPLPRAKELVLNDLPAGTPASKSSDSSPPQDASTPGPSSAGHLCQLAAKPTPSTDSIALRSPLALSGPFSSSFSLGSHGSLNGDLSVPGSYVSLHLSPQVSSSVVYGRSPMMAFESHPHLRGSTISSSLPSIPGGKPAYSFHVSADGQMQPVPFPSDALVGAGIPRHARQVHTLAHGEVVCAVTISGSTQHVYTGGKGCVKVWDVGQPGAKTPVAQLDCLNRDNYIRSCKLLPDGRSLIVGGEASTLSIWDLAAPTPRIKAELTSSAPACYALAVSPDAKVCFSCCSDGNIVVWDLQNQTMVRQFQGHTDGASCIDISDYGTRLWTGGLDNTVRCWDLREGRQLQQHDFSSQIFSLGHCPNQDWLAVGMESSNVEVLHVRKPEKYQLHLHESCVLSLKFASCGRWFVSTGKDNLLNAWRTPYGASIFQSKESSSVLSCDISRNNKYIVTGSGDKKATVYEVVY